One bacterium genomic region harbors:
- a CDS encoding LapA family protein yields MYIFAIVIITLFAIFGIIIGAQNTRLVELHILGKVFNPPLISVIIVSFAGGAILAFVLAIVDEIKLRGKIGKQQKEIEGLESELGALKTMSTEEEK; encoded by the coding sequence ATGTATATTTTTGCAATAGTAATTATAACTTTATTTGCTATATTTGGTATTATAATTGGGGCACAGAATACCAGATTAGTAGAGCTTCATATTTTAGGTAAGGTCTTTAATCCACCCCTTATATCTGTGATAATTGTATCTTTTGCAGGTGGTGCAATACTTGCATTTGTGCTTGCAATTGTAGATGAGATAAAACTTAGGGGAAAGATAGGGAAACAACAAAAAGAGATTGAAGGATTAGAAAGTGAACTTGGCGCACTTAAAACTATGTCAACAGAGGAGGAGAAGTAA